CGCGGACTGGCTGGCGCCCAGGTCGGCGATGATGCGCGGCAGCGCGTTGGCCACCACCGTGCCCGCCAGGATGGCGACGAACATGCCCGCCATCAGACCGGACATGGCCTGGAGTATCTGTCTGTTGGTCATGGAGGTGGGCGCCTGGTCGGGCGCCTCGATTGCGGTCACGGTGGCCTTCTCATGATTCCGTGGAACGGCCGTCGGAGCGACGGTCGCCGGTCTGGGCGGGTGGTCGGCGCAGTCCTGCGGACAGGTGCGTGAAGACCTCCCGGAAGATGTCGGGGAACGGGGTCGGCGGGGAGTGCGCGTACCAGTGCTCGATCGACACGCGTACGGCCGTGCCGGCGACGGCGGCGAGCAGCCGGGGGTACAGCGCGATGCCGTCCTCGTCACAGGTGTCGGCGCCGGCGGCCGGCCCGGCGCCGGTGGCGCCGTCCGGGTCGGCGCGCACCCGGGGTCCGGCGTCCGTGCCGGCGGGGTCGTCGCCGTCGGTGGCCCGGTCGCCGGCCGCGCAGCCGGCGGACGGACCGAGCCGGTGCGCGATCGTCCGCGCCAGGTCGCGCTCCTCGGCCATGTGCAGACCGAGGCCCCGGGCGAGCAGGTGCGGGGACTTCTTGAGGACCTTGGCACGCAGGCCCCAGACCTCGTGCCGCCGCTCCACGTCGGCCAGTTCGGCCGCCATGGCCTCGCGTACGGCGTCGAGCGGAGCGAGTCCGGCGGGGGCGTCGCGCACCGCGCGCCGGACGCGCTCCCCGATCTGTGTGTCCATCATCACGAACGCGTCGTCGTGACTGTC
Above is a window of Streptomyces sp. NBC_01498 DNA encoding:
- a CDS encoding TetR/AcrR family transcriptional regulator; its protein translation is MRGVTTKGAGAGLRERKKQATRAALAEAAVRLAAEHGAEHVTVEAISNAAGVSPRTFFNYFDSHDDAFVMMDTQIGERVRRAVRDAPAGLAPLDAVREAMAAELADVERRHEVWGLRAKVLKKSPHLLARGLGLHMAEERDLARTIAHRLGPSAGCAAGDRATDGDDPAGTDAGPRVRADPDGATGAGPAAGADTCDEDGIALYPRLLAAVAGTAVRVSIEHWYAHSPPTPFPDIFREVFTHLSAGLRRPPAQTGDRRSDGRSTES